The sequence below is a genomic window from Lolium perenne isolate Kyuss_39 chromosome 4, Kyuss_2.0, whole genome shotgun sequence.
CAAGCCACTGTGCACGCATCCTCCCCTACCCAAGACCTACCTTGCTGACGCAGTAGCCATGACCGAAGCCGCCTGTGCCCGACGCGCCCACGACGtcgccaccatgccggccacgtcACGCCTCTCCTCTCTAAAGCCTATATAGACCCTGCAGCTCGCCTTGCACAGCCTCACAACACCCAGCAGCATCCCCTTCCTCCTCCTAGCACCTCCCTCTCGCCCTCCTCGCAGCTCACTGGAGCAAAAGCTCGCCGGCGGCCACACCCAAAAGACGTCATTTTTTTGCCACCATAGCTCTCGAGCCCTACACCAAAGTTGTAGTCCTTGTAAAGCCCTTTCCAACGCACCCAACCTCACCTtcatccgagctccgaggtgaaaATTAGGGCCCCCGCAAGCTAGCAgcgtcgggaggaagacgacggcccagcaCCGTCGGACCGTCATCTGACGGTCTGCGTGTTCCGCGCGTGCCCGACGTGCATGCGGCATGCACGCACGGCCCGGACAGCAACTGTGCCGGCCCAACTTCTTCCCACCCTCGTTTAAAATTTGAATTCCGTTTTATTCTTTTTGTTTAATTTGCACACTGATGCATTGCtagaatttgaatagtttcaaatcaacAAATCCAATTTTGGTGATTCAAATTGTTCCAGAatccttatgaaattatctaactaaccccactggtttcaacctcatagcttttgtagattttgaatagcaaaaataacaattcAGATACTTTTCAtttttcaaataaatattaaaaatcaacccttttgaattttgaggtgattccacctctcataattcacatttcacaaactctaattggttatgtaaaaatatgatataggtactgtatatgatcatgggatagaagcaaaatattggctatgtagtcaataactagcccatttaaaccatttcaaaaatagtatttaaattatatgaggtatagcatctcatttaaatcattattccaagttattcaatgtgaggtgatgacattactcttcatgaccccataggattcttcttgagaatattaaagcacctcaatagtagtatctaaattagttacaactatgtgttaaatcatatgagaggtattcttctcatttaaatcttggtctcaagtagttcaacatgaggtagtgaccatggtctatataatctcatattgacttatttggtgacattaaatcactaccaggttagtattaaattgcatgaggtatggaacctcatttaaatcatgtttctcaaataataagtgtgaagtgttgaccttggtcaacatgtgatcataccttgttatttgagaagattaaatcttaacaagattcaatgagagggaaTTATTTCCCCAAAGAACCAAAGAGGAAACCCTAAGTCACTAAGAGGAGTTGTTTTCTAAACActaaagaagaaaccctagtcaaatgttgagtaaggtagatgatgatgctagatcattttgagtgagccattaaggctagttAGGTTCTTTAAGTATTAATTTGGtgtttgtatcctcgtattcatttatagacgctagtaccggagactatcaagaggaggaggtattctaccaagaagaaggagaagagaactttgatcactacccaaaccaaggcaagctaatattcttgcaagataccccaaagtgcaaagctctacaagagcaaggcaccctcACATATTACTTTATGATTAATGCTCCTATCCCAATTTTTACCTTACAGGTattactttggtttatcaaaatttatttttaattcatgatttacttggtctagatatggaatagtaaaagagcatcacacttagcctagaaagctatacgctagttagcacccctcatgactagttgctagtgctaaatattaaaagtgactactttagttgggaacttgtaaattgaaatgactttgaaaaccttggaatgatgagtcattctattgagagattttgaaggtgaatatgactggtgattgacttggtgaattttacaaaactgatggttgggttcggatgcgataccattccaattttacaagtacccctacaatacctgaatctgggtaaggcttagctggaaacttatgtactttagtatgggttccctctgaacaggcatcataggggttatgccgaggctgcctccattgaacgtGAAataacgtgaaatgaggtgaatgtcctacccaagccctgtgcagttcccgggttgacggtttgttttcaccgggaggccaagctcatggggagaggtgcctatactagggtatgtaaatgaaaggttaggattggtagttcgcgtactgcgtatgataaatcagggccagttacccctgatgaactattgcaattgttgtggcacaagtgtacaacctctgcagagtgtaaacctattcgaatagccgcgtccgcggtcatggacagctggggaggccatactgttccatcatcagaacttttctaaaagcatgaatggtgaagggtgacttgaattgaaaggtgaatttgactttgaatcacaactgagttgtgggaatgacactaatcttcccacttgagttaggcaaatgaagatgttttgattattaaagtgcttctaaaataaaactggctttatgcaaatgaaactagagcttagaaccccctggctataaataatagtttttaccttagtattagtttgcgagtactttaaagtactcatggctgtgtccctggctattcaaatggccagactatgaagaagagtaccagaactaggaagaaggacagcaggacgtctacgacaactaggaccacttctGACGTCAACaattgtctttggaatagatggactactactacgctacttcgcttccgctatgtgttttgtaattgatcaatagatcatctactattgtaatgagacaggatcatgtgatcctttgttgtaagacaattatgatgttgtaatgaatgatgttctgtgatatcaatctattatgtctcgcaaaaacaatattcctgggattgcgatgaatggcataataggcatctggacttaaaaatccgggtattGACATAAACATTGTATGGTAGTCATCCCCGAATGAGCTGTTAAAGGAGGACTTCGATCTTGTGTGACACCTTAGTCCACCACACCTCCTTAAAGTGTGTGACCGTCACCCCCAGTGATAGACGAGGGAAGAGGCTTAGTGAAGAGCATGTATCGTCTTACACATGTTATCTCATTCGACCGTCTCATCAAAGCCAAATTACCTTCTAAACCGACTGCGCCATTCACTAGGGATGCCCTTGGCCTGTGTCGGTGTTGAAGCAGCATGAGTCCCGCACCGGCGGACATGGCTTCTTTCGTCGAGCACCCATGGACAGCACAGCGGTGTTCCTCTCTTCTAAATCCAGGGCCAGCGTAGCCGTTCTCCTCCGATCCCGGGCAACGGGCTGCTCCCCTGGTCTCTCCTCCCGCTCCGTGTTTCTTCTCGCTGCTGGCGGCATGGGGTGGCGGCTCAAACGGACCACTACAGTGGCCTGTCTACGAGGCAGCAGCCCAACTACCTCCCCACGTTTTTCCTCTCTCTGTCTCTACATGTGCATATCAACAACGGTGAGGTAGCCCGGATCGAAAACCAAAATCCAGCATGAAAAAAAACTATATATTCCCAGTATAAATGAACAACAACATAACCAATAAGCTGCCAAAGAATTTGAACTATTGAAGCAATGAATTACATGCATGAAATTAGACGGGACGGTAGTCACAAGCAGGTGTAGAAAAAAATAAAGAGCACAAACAAATGGGATGCCGTGATGATACATTAGTAGTGGTTGACGGCCCTGCAGTTCCTCCGGATTTCGCCTTGGTTTCCGGTCTTGACTCCAATGGCACCCATCTTGACCATCGCCTTGTTGAACTTGGTCTCCCACGGTCCACGGATGTTGGCATTGTCAAGCACCATCTGGGTGGTCGCCGGCGTGGTAAGAAGGGCAGCGTCCGACGTGAACAAGACCTTATGTGCGAGGACGTTCTTGTAGTATTGGTTGTCGAGCGCGTTGGGGGTTACCACATCCTGGTGCACCGTGGGGTCGTTGGCCGGGGTCGGGTTGGTGGGGCATTGCCTCCTCAGGATGCCGGCGAGGGCGGCATTGATGTCGGATGCGACGGCGAGGCGGTCAGACACGAAGGATGAGCAATGTGAGACCCCAATGGTGTGGGCGCCGGAAAGAACCACCATGTCCTCTGTGTTGAGCCCTTTAGCGGCGAAGCTAGCGATGAGCTGAATGATGTTAAAGAATGGAGGCGGCAGGTTGAAGAGGGCCTGGGTGAAGTTGGAAATGCGGCCATCCAAATGACCTGCTGGCATGTTGATCTTCACCGTCATCCTGCTGAGGAAGTAGGCCGCATCTCGGCTGGCGAAGGCAACGATGTCAGCGCAGGACACCACACCCGGGCACGCCTTTTCCACGGCGTCCTTGGCCGCGTCGATGGCCTCGAACCCGCGGAGGCTGGGGAAGTTGGGAGGGCTGAGCTTTTCCGGCTGTGCGTTGGCCGGTGTTGGGTCGAGGAGGACAGAGGCATCACATCCCTCGACGAAGCAGTCGTGGAAGAACATGCGGATCAGCCCGGCACCGATGCCGGCGTTCTTGTAGACGAACTTCTTCACCTCGTCCCTCACGATGGCCTCGACGCGGGGGCACGATTTTTTGTAGTATCCACCTCCAGGCCATGGCACGCCGAAGACAAGAGCAATGCGCATGTCAGCGCAATAGAAAGCTTAAGCGATGGTAAAGCCATTGTCGTCTTCAGCTCTTAACTAGACTTAATTTGTGTACGAGAGAGTGTGGGCTAAAGTGCTGGAATATGAACTGATGAGATCGAAGTGATGAAATGTTGTTCGCAGCGAAGGGATACTTATACATACATACATGCATGCATGTGGATAACTTGATAAGATTGGAACTATAGTATCATCATATAAGTGGCATTGGAGTAATAGATCAGGAGACAGTGATCTAGCTGTTATATATAGGACATGGGTGCTGCTGGAGCTTAATTATTGTGTTATATACTCACTGAATTCGTCCCTTTTTTCCTCTACTTTAGAAGCTTTCCTTGCATTGTTTGTTGTGAACCAACTGTAGTTTTGTTGATGAGGTATAAGAGAATGAGATAAGAGCATGTTGCAGGTTCGTTGCCAGAGAGGTCTCAATGTACATACATTTGGCGAACTTTGACCACTTTTGCTAGTAAGCAATACGTATATTTTAGTTGAAGGTCGTTAGCATCAAGTGGAATAAAGATACGAGCAAGTCGTGGGAATGTTCTGTAAATAGCTTATGCGTGACAGTTCACAACATTAATTCATAAACATGACCGTCGGCTACCTTCTGCCGCTTGCATGCGCATATGGTTTTGGCTTCCAGCTCTTTTTACACCGGGTGGTTGCCTAATCAAGCTCCTGAATTGCTCCAGGAGTACGAGTCCAGCACATGCTTAGTCGGTTGCATGCAATGTGGAATCTTATAAAGAAAACTTCAACAACCCCTGCCCATGTCAAGCGGGGATCAGTTTGGCCTCTGACTTTTGCAGAGCCAACTCACTTACAGCCCCATTGTAAATTTAAAGAAATGGAATGGATTGTAACGAACTGTGTCTTTCATTGATCATCAATCTAGATAGTTATACAAGGATTCCTGTCTATTGCGAATATTGGTTACAAGGAATAGACGCGTGTATGAGGCTTGTGTACATAAAAGTGCATATTCGTGAGGAATAGGTGGCTCTACAAACAAAAGGTGTTCGCCCAGTCGAATGATTTGGAAGTACAAATCGGGTCTTTTAAGGCTCCCAATGGCACACGGAAGGCTCTACAAAGAAATGAAGGGTTTTGcagcagaaaataaaaaaaactccAACCAACAAAAATGATATAGTCAGCATCTATTCTATGCAGATAATTTAGGATAGTAGAGATATTAAAATCAGAATCATGACTCTCACCAGTTACTTCATAGATATCATCAAGGAAAGTTTTTAATTCATAGGCTGTCATAAAGCTCACAAATTGTTCTATTTCTTCCATCCCATGACATAACTATAAGCATTATAGGAGATAATTGTATGTTGTTCATGGGATCTACATTGGAAATTGAAGTGTTCACCACAACAGAATTCACATGATCTTTCATAATGTGCAAGCAACTCACTAGAATCTTTATTTAGAAGTCTTAAGAAACTTTTTACTCATTTCCCGTCACATGATtctctatatttcataaatttcATAGCATTTTTATATCCTCTTTCAAAGTGACATTTTTACCTTGACTAATAGCCATACCATGAGTATTTTTGATATTTTGCATTTTCATTTTTATGGGTTTTTCAATTTTTACGAAAGAACTAACAGGCAAAGACTAAAAGCAAACAAACAAAGACTAAAATCAAAACAAATAAAAATACTATGCAAAATCTAAAAGAGATAAGAGAGCTCACAGGGGTGTTACCTCCGCAAACTTTGGTGAGACGCAGTTATAAGAAGATTGCAACAGCGCCAAAAAATCTCTTACTTGGTTGTGGAAGTTGGCAATCACTGTATTGCACTCCTTTCAgcttcccgacaacggcgccagaaaatactcttGATGACGGCTACTAGCAACGCCAAAAAGATCTTGATACGTTGAGACTCCAATTGCAGAATATTGTATCAGCGGAGTATCTTCCCCACAAGGGACTCGAGGATTTATATCGAACTCTGGGGAACTAGACAAGAGTATACTCTTCtcccttcttctagcaatcccgcaagtaaaataaaagccttgtgtccccaactccactgtGTGGTTGTCAACTACAAGGTTTCGCGTAAGTAAATAATCACAAGTAAAAATAAAGCAAATAAAACTAGATtagataaaataactaagtaaaaaacTGTAATGGGGTTGATTGttttttggtgttttggaagcaaataagaaaattaaatattttttgtatttttggattaaaatagtgcagcaaatagaaaacaagataaaagcaatataaaggtgtttcttacgataaaaattggaccggggttcatggttcacttgactattctctctttaagTTGTGGTGGATaaataacaattcatcaatgagatatgaacgtgcaaataatattatatgtaaaatcagaattaatatgggcatcatgacttaacatagagatgatgcaacacatctctcttatactcacaagaaagaaacttcatcaatcttgtattaaaAATTAACATAGCATAGTCATAAGTACTCTAacatgaagtttgaatatcaaatatgctaccttgaacaaacaagatcatcactactATCACatgacgaacatagcacatgcattcactttatccaaagtgaggtagcaaaagaaaaggcaaagccataataggTCATGAACATATTGttactatccaatcactaaaaccatgctactccatctacacACATCATCCCACACatgctcttgcatagatgttgaatcagaacaaatacttaagaacggggtacttaatatacatctatcaatacatttacaaaataatatgatcagatctcatagcacaatatcatagaataaggatccaccacataggtattacaaatatgtccataatcatgttatgcagctcatatggcactaagaactatgaagaacatgagagaaatagatcaagctacttccACGAACCCATACTCTTGAGGTGGACTAttctcccttgatcatggtgatgatgatgaagacgttggagaaggtggagatccctccggcggtgatcccgaccgagtttccccctccaatcttctctgcagcAGCCTCCGTTTTCGTTTTTCTGTGTTTGTGCAGCCCCTCCTCCCGTGAACTCttcggggccatatatatagtgatttttaggtcaaaatacatcGGTGGACAAAATAATCAGGGCAATCGGACGATCGATCGCTGAAAGAGCCTGGGTGGCGCGTCCTCCCTTGCTGGGCGCGCCACCTGGCCTCTTTCGGCCCTCAGGCCTCTCCAGGTGTGCTTCCAGGTCCAAGGGTGCATCTCCCGATGAAAAAAATGACGCTCCAGAAAtctcaggtcaatttgactccgtataggtctctaaaagtgaaaaaatacgcaaaacagggttttcctgttctgcagagttataaaccaaataaagggaatcattggtaaatccccgtaaatcaatgtaaaacatggtattaatatcatatatgttgcaaatatgtgggaatttaatataataaaggacaaagttcatgtatggattttacatgcatcaatggCCCAGCACTTGCGTATATGGGCCGCATGGATATCAGGAGAAGCTTGCGTTCATCGAGGTGTTAACGGGCTTTAGGCCTTTTGTGCGCGACTCCTGGCTTATCATGGGCGATTACAATCTCATCACCAAGGCCTctaacaaaaataatttgaacATCA
It includes:
- the LOC127329947 gene encoding peroxidase 2-like: MRIALVFGVPWPGGGYYKKSCPRVEAIVRDEVKKFVYKNAGIGAGLIRMFFHDCFVEGCDASVLLDPTPANAQPEKLSPPNFPSLRGFEAIDAAKDAVEKACPGVVSCADIVAFASRDAAYFLSRMTVKINMPAGHLDGRISNFTQALFNLPPPFFNIIQLIASFAAKGLNTEDMVVLSGAHTIGVSHCSSFVSDRLAVASDINAALAGILRRQCPTNPTPANDPTVHQDVVTPNALDNQYYKNVLAHKVLFTSDAALLTTPATTQMVLDNANIRGPWETKFNKAMVKMGAIGVKTGNQGEIRRNCRAVNHY